Part of the Microcebus murinus isolate Inina chromosome 19, M.murinus_Inina_mat1.0, whole genome shotgun sequence genome, GAGAAGGCAGTAGGAGAAGGGACCTGAGCATGGGTGGACAGGTGAGCCCCTGCATACCTTGTTCTCTGAGGCTAGCAGGAGGGGCTCAGGATGGGTGCAAATCAAGGTCAATTTCAAGATAATAGAGAGGAAAGCGTGGGAGACTAGTTACATGTTACGGGTGGGTGACAAAATTAGAGTTGGGAGTTTATGGTGAGAATTGGGAATATTTGCTATGAAGAATGACAGGGAGAGCCTGTAAAGACAAATGTGAAACTACAGGTCAGTACTGAGGGTTCAACTAAAgctggaattaataaatatataaaggatcCACTTACTGTAAGGGCCAGCAATTTTCTCCACTGCTGTTTGACAACCTAGGGACAGAATTAGAAAGGATGAAAGGCTGGAATTAGCCTGATGAAGTTGATgacaataatgataatgataatgatgatgatgccattgaAATGATTGTTCACTGGGTCTAGGGAAAGCAGGGAAGAAAGTGAGATAAGAGAGGCTCCTGGATGAATTTGAAAACAGGTGTAATGAGTTTGAGACCATGGGAAAGGTGGAAGGCAACAAGGTTGTCATCTATAGTTTTtactgtggctgctgtaacaaatgactgcaaactgggtggcttaaaacaagagatATGTATTctttcacacttctggaggccagaagtctgaaaccaaATGTttagcagggttggttccttctggatgCCCCGAGGAAGGTTCTGGTCTGTGCCCCTCTCCTGGATTCCGGAGGCTGCCAGTGGCACTCCTTGATATTCACAGCTTATAGACACCTTCCTTCACTCCCTGCCTTTGAATTTAGGTCTTCTCATTCCCTACatgtctcctcttccttctcttcccttctaagGACACTCGTCATTGGACTTAAGGCCTACCCTAATCTAGGATGATTTCATCTCTAggcttaatttaattaaatctgcaaagactcttttcccaaataaggtcacattcaaaGGTCTTGGGTGGGCATATATTTTGGAAGGTCACCATTTCAACCCAATACATAGTCCTAGAGTGAGATTTCTGAGCTAACCATCCCAGAGTTAGGGCAATTTCAATGACAAGACCCAAGGAACgggcaggaggaagaggtggTGAAGGGAAGAGAACATGGACATGCTCGGCGTCGTGAAGGTCAAAACACTGTGAGGACAAGTTGTTGGATGGAGATGATGGTAGGAGCTGGGAAGAAGTCTAGGAACCAGGAGTCAATATCTGAAAGGAATGTGAAGATGAATGCTTTGGTGGTTGGTAAGTCACAGTGTCAGGACTGGAGAAAGGATGATTGTGGAAGGGTGTTTCTCAACTCCGTCTTCACCTTGGAATCATCGGAGGACCTTTAGAAAAGTACACCTCCGCCCCAAATATTTTGAATCAACTGGTCCAGGATAGAGCCCAgacatcttcattttttaaaaaaaagaaagaataaacttcTCAGGTAGTTGTAATGTGCAGCCAAAATTAAGAGAAACTAGTTTAAGGGTAAAATATGACCTTCATCAAGAAGTAGCAACTGGGAACCAGGAGTTTCCCTCCATCAAAGTCTGAAAGAGACGTACCTGGGAAGGAGACGTTAGAATCTCCTTCCATCACCCCTTAAAGTCTCAAGCAGAgccaggaaattaaaaaaagagagaagggttGCATTGCCTGGCTTCCAACCGAGGTCCCAACCAGCCTGGAGTTCTGTTCTTCTTCAAGCCTACACAAAGGATGTATTTCAGATGTTTTTGGCAGGAGAAGACATCAGAACTCATATCTAAAACAGTTGCTATTCTTGCAAAACAAGCTTCtttcacccccccaaaaaaagattttcttaatataattGGAGAAGTGTCTTTTGCCAGAACAATATTCAGTGccttactttgtattttttgaatATGCAATAAATGCATTGAAAATTTCAAGCCATGTGAGAGATAACACAATAAAAAGTAATTCTCATTTATCTCTCATCTGCTAGTTTCTCACCCACCTCAAGTTCCCTCCCTAGAAGCGACTGATTTTTCCTGGTGCCCTGTGTGTCCTTCCTACCATACACACACTGTACCttgccttttttttatttaacaccATATGTTGGAAATCATTCCATATTAACACATGCAGATCTGCCTAACTCTACTCATTGGCTGttccacaatttatttaacacatatgGATGGACATCTAGGTTGCTTCCAGTTTTAAAGCAAAcctgttaaaaatttaaaaaaataaaaaaaaaaaaaaagacaagagttaAAGTGGGTTTCTCACCAGGTGAGAGTTTCAAATGTGCGAGAGGAGAAGACAGGGACTGAACAGGACACGAGGTGGAGCGAGCCGATGTGCTGTGCTTGACTCCCCGGCCCCGGGGGAACCCTGTTTGACGATGTGTTGCTTCTGCCCCTAGGAGCCTGATGCCCAGGACACTGGAGAGCCAGATCACGCTGGAGAAGACGCCCAGCTACTTCGTCACCCAGGAGGCCCCTCGCCGCATCTTCAACATGTCCCGAGACACCAAGCTGATCGTGGTGGTGCGCAACCCCGTGACTCGCGCCATCTCCGATTACACCCAGACGCTCTCCAAGAAGCCGGACATCCCCACCTTCGAGGGCCTGTCCTTCCGCAACCGCAGCCTGGGCCTGGTGGACGTGTCGTGGAACGCCATCCGCATCGGCATGTACGTGCTGCACCTGGAGAGCTGGCTGCAGTACTTCCCGCTGGCCCAGATCCACTTCGTCAGCGGCGAGCGGCTCATCACCGACCCGGCCGGCGAGATGGGGCGCGTCCAGGACTTCCTGGGCATCAAGAGATTCATCACGGACAAGCACTTCTACTTCAACAAGACCAAAGGATTCCCTTGCTTGAAAAAAACACAGTCGAGCCTCCTGCCTCGATGCCTGGGCAAGTCCAAAGGGAGAACTCATGTACAGATTGACCCTGAAGTCATAGACCAGCTCCGGGAGTTTTATAGACCGTATAATATCAAATTTTATGAGACCGTTGGGCAGGACTTCAGGTGGGAGTGAGCCACCCAGAGGCAAGGGCTATTCTGTGGTCTCTTCCTTGAGGTTTGCTCTCAGAGCCTCTGGCCCTCTTCCCCCAACAGGCCGAGACTCCAGCCTCTTTCCCAGCTGGGAGCCCATCATCTCCGAAACTGGAAGCCCAGCTAACGCCAGACCAGGGGGTCCCTGCCACTAGCTCTCCCCAGTCTGTCTGGGCAGAGTTGATCTGCTCTGGCACCTCCAGTCAGTTCCACGGTAGTTACCCTTCCGCCCATAAGGGGCCTTGGGGAACTGCTTTAAGAAGAGTGGATCTTCCCATGATGATAGATATCGTAAGTGGTGATGGTTCTGTTGCTATGGATGCAGCAGTCAGCCCCTGTCACTATCTGCCCAGGAGTGGCCTTGTTAAATCCAAGTGGCATGTACCCTCCCTCTGAGCTTCTTTCCCCCAAGACACCCTGGGTGGTGGGATGGGGGACCATCCTCAGTCCTCCTCAGAACTTGGCAACCCATCTCAAGATTGCAACGCTGGAAGCACCCCCCCTGGCCACTCCTGCGAGATGGACCCTTTGGTGATGAAATGTGCCGGTGACTTCAGAGCCTGTGTTCTGAAGGATACTGCCTCTGAAAA contains:
- the HS3ST2 gene encoding heparan sulfate glucosamine 3-O-sulfotransferase 2, whose amino-acid sequence is MAYRVLGRAGPPQPRRARRLLFAFTLSLSCTYLCYSFLCCCDDLGRSRLLGAPRCLRGPSAGGQKLLQKSRPCDPPGPTPSEPSAPSAPAAAAPAPRLSGSNHSGSPKLGTKRLPQALIVGVKKGGTRAVLEFIRVHPDVRALGTEPHFFDRNYGRGLDWYRSLMPRTLESQITLEKTPSYFVTQEAPRRIFNMSRDTKLIVVVRNPVTRAISDYTQTLSKKPDIPTFEGLSFRNRSLGLVDVSWNAIRIGMYVLHLESWLQYFPLAQIHFVSGERLITDPAGEMGRVQDFLGIKRFITDKHFYFNKTKGFPCLKKTQSSLLPRCLGKSKGRTHVQIDPEVIDQLREFYRPYNIKFYETVGQDFRWE